Proteins encoded together in one Streptomyces sp. TLI_171 window:
- a CDS encoding NUDIX hydrolase, with protein sequence MSVERRRAVRVLLLDPVGRVLLLHGTDPATPGTDWWITPGGGIEPGESPAEAAGRELAEEIGLAGVEWGPLIAYGTVRFSFRGRDYEQEQLFHLARTTRTEVSLTESGADEHALLLAARWWTMGELRTTGETIYPRQLAALVEQVLTEGPPEPPVRL encoded by the coding sequence GTGTCGGTCGAGCGCCGCAGGGCAGTGCGCGTGCTGCTGCTGGACCCGGTGGGCCGCGTCCTGCTGCTGCACGGCACCGACCCGGCCACCCCCGGGACGGACTGGTGGATCACCCCGGGCGGTGGCATCGAACCGGGGGAGAGCCCGGCTGAGGCGGCTGGGCGCGAGCTGGCCGAGGAGATCGGGCTGGCGGGCGTGGAGTGGGGACCGCTGATCGCGTACGGCACGGTGAGGTTCTCCTTCCGGGGCAGGGACTACGAGCAGGAGCAGCTGTTCCACCTGGCGCGCACCACGCGGACCGAGGTGTCGCTGACGGAGAGCGGCGCGGACGAGCACGCTCTGTTGCTGGCCGCCCGCTGGTGGACGATGGGTGAGTTGAGGACCACCGGGGAGACGATCTACCCCCGCCAACTGGCCGCACTGGTGGAGCAGGTTCTGACGGAAGGTCCGCCAGAACCGCCAGTAAGGCTCTGA
- a CDS encoding DUF2469 domain-containing protein, protein MSAEDLEKYETEMELKLYREYRDVVGLFKYVIETERRFYLTNDYDLQVHSVQGEVFFEVAMADAWVWDMYRPARFVRKVRVLTFKDVNIEELAKSDLELPSDDSAFGN, encoded by the coding sequence ATGAGTGCCGAAGACCTCGAGAAGTACGAGACCGAGATGGAGCTCAAGCTCTACCGGGAGTACCGGGATGTCGTCGGCCTGTTCAAGTACGTGATCGAGACCGAGCGGCGCTTCTACCTGACGAACGACTACGACCTGCAGGTGCACTCGGTGCAGGGCGAAGTGTTCTTCGAGGTGGCGATGGCGGATGCGTGGGTCTGGGACATGTACCGACCGGCCCGATTCGTTAGGAAGGTCCGCGTACTGACCTTCAAGGACGTGAATATCGAGGAGCTCGCCAAGAGCGACCTTGAGCTGCCCTCGGACGACTCCGCGTTCGGGAACTGA
- a CDS encoding YraN family protein has protein sequence MIAVQNPNKISTNGLGRYGEEVAARRLAEGGLCILERNWRCAEGELDIVALDGDTLAVCEVKTRSERGFQQPTEAIDQTKADRLRRLAERWLAERWPVHFSRLALAAERAGDAERAGDAGRAGDAGRDEGVVEPAGGTGRAGETDTPPGPASSGLAPPPPGGVRIDLVAVINPRKGAAAVEHLRGAV, from the coding sequence GTGATTGCCGTGCAGAATCCCAACAAGATTTCCACCAACGGCCTCGGTCGCTACGGCGAGGAGGTCGCCGCCCGCCGGCTCGCGGAGGGCGGGCTGTGCATCCTGGAACGCAACTGGCGCTGCGCCGAGGGCGAGCTGGACATCGTCGCGCTGGATGGCGACACCCTCGCGGTGTGCGAGGTGAAGACCAGGTCCGAGCGGGGCTTCCAGCAGCCCACGGAGGCCATCGACCAGACCAAGGCCGACCGGCTGCGCCGCCTTGCCGAACGGTGGCTCGCCGAGCGCTGGCCGGTGCACTTCTCCAGGCTGGCGCTCGCCGCCGAGCGGGCCGGAGACGCCGAGCGGGCCGGGGACGCTGGTCGGGCCGGGGACGCTGGTCGTGACGAGGGCGTCGTCGAGCCGGCCGGGGGCACCGGGCGGGCCGGGGAGACCGATACGCCGCCAGGTCCGGCGAGCAGCGGGCTCGCGCCTCCACCACCCGGCGGAGTGCGCATCGACCTGGTCGCGGTGATCAACCCCCGCAAGGGCGCCGCCGCGGTCGAGCACCTGCGCGGGGCGGTCTGA